The nucleotide window CGAGGTTGGTGGCATTGACGACGCAGCGAACGAAGAACGCCCAGTCGGGCAAGAGGTTGTCGGCGCGCTCCGAGACCAGCATGTTCTTCAGGTAAACGCGGTGCTGCTGCTTGGCGGCGTAGTGCGGCGACTCGGCGAGCACGAAGGCAACGCCGTCGAGCCCTGCGGCCTCGACATGCAACGGGATCGCGTCGACGAAGCGTTGCTCGAAGATCTGCTCTCCGTACGCGAGCATCGCCTCCCGCCGCTCGGCCGCGCTCTCGAACTTCCGGCGCCACGGCGGCGGCTCACCGTTGATCGTCGTGGTCTCGCCGTCAGCGGTGAAGGTCACCGGCGGCGTCAAGAGGCCGCCGAAGTGCGCGAGCCGCTCGGCGATGACCTCCTTGGGGAACATCGCGGCGCTCTCCGCCTTCAGGACCAACGTCACCTGAGTGCCCGGATCTAGGAGCGGCGCCGCGGCCGGCTTCACGGAATACGTTCCGTCTTGGCGGCCGCGCCACTCGAACGTGGCCGCGCCGTCCCGCGCCGAGCGCGTGATGACCTGCACCTCGTCGCTCACCATGAAGCACGACAAGAGGCCGATGCCGAAGCGCCCGATGAAATCCTTGGACGCGGCGAAGACGTCGCCGCGCTTCGAGCTCTCGCCGATGGTCGCCAGGAACCGATGGATCTCGTCTTCGCTCAAGCCGACGCCGTCGTCTCGAAACTGAAGCGCCGGCGGCCCGTCGGCGCGCGGCACCCATTCGATGGCGATCCTCCCCGTGTGCCCCGGCGTCACGAGCCCGCGGGCGACGAGCGCGTCGGCGGAGTTCTGCAGGAGCTCACGCAGGAACACGTCCGGCGAGCCGTAGAGGTGGTTCGAGAGAAGCTCGATGATCCCGCGTAGGTTGACCTTGAAGCGCTCGGACATGGCGAGGGAGCGTAGCGCGCCCCGTGCCAGGCGAGGCGTGCCGCGAGGCGCCGGCGGCGGCGCGGCAATTGGCGGAAAGTGGGGCATCGCCGGCGTTCGGCGCTGGGGCGACAGCTTATACTTCCGGATACGGCTTCGCCGAAAGACGTGGTCTTCGGGTTCTTGGGCACCCAGCTCGACGTTGGGACGTCGGTCGACTTGTGTCGCCACGACGACTTCGTCGTCGACCGGCTCGTGCTCTTCGCCGACCCGGTACACGCGGGGCTCTACGACGTCGTCAAGACATCGAGTCGGTCTCGCCGGACACGACGGTGCGTGTGCCGGGCGCTCGTTCGGGTTGCGCCGCGCACCCCGACGCAGAGCGGCGGGTGGTCGAGGCCCCTCGCGCCGTCGAGGAGGAGGAACAGCCGATCGCTCGACGCGGGCGGAGCGACTGAGCCAGCGTGTTCAGCGTCGCCGTCTTCCGGATTGGCGACTGCGACCTCTCCGTTCGATTGGCGTTCATCACGACCTGTTTCTCGCCATGACTGCGACGAGGTCGTCGCCGGACGAGTCCGGCCGTCGGTCCCTCCCTTGGCCTCAGGCGAGGACGCTCGCCACCGTGGCGAGCAGGGCCTCGCGGGAGAACGGCTTGGCGAGGAAGCGCGCCGCTCGGAGGCCCTCGGGCCCGTCGTCGAGGAGCTTCTCATCGACGAAGCCAGACATGTAGAGAACGCGCGTCTGGACACGCTCCGCGACGAGTGCCTCCGCGAGCTCGCGTCCGGTCATCTTGGGCATCAGGAAGTCGGTCAAGAGCAGGTCGATGACTCCCCCGTGCGCGCGAGCGAGGGCTAGCGCTTCGCTCCCCGATGCGGCATCGAGGACCGTGTACCCGGCCTCTTCCAGCATGGCCTTGAGGACCCGGCGAACCTGCGGCTCGTCGTCGGCCAAGAGCACGGTCTTCGTGAGCGGCGCCGCCCGCTGGATCGCCCGCGGAACATCTGGCTCGGCGATGGGCTCGTCGCTGGCCGGAAACCGCATGACGAAGGTGCTTCCTCGGCCGAGATCGCTCTCGACCTGGATGCTGCCCCCGCTCTGTTGGACGATGCCGAAGACCGTGTACAGCCCGAGCCCGGTCCCCTTGTCTGGGCCCTTCGTGGTGAAGAACGGCTCGAAGATGTGCTCCCTGTGGCTGGCGTCGATTCCGACGCCCGTGTCCGACACAGAGAGCACCACGTGCGTGTCATGGCGTTGGGTGGTGATGACGATCTCGCCGTTTTCCGTCAGCGCGTCCCGGGCGTTGATGACGAGATTGAGCAGCGCGAGCTCGACTTGGCCCGGGTCGGCCTTGATGCGACACCCCGCATCGCTCTCGATGCGCAGCGTGACGTTTCTGGGGGCGTCGCTGGTGAGGCTCTTCCGAAGGAGCGACTCGACGCTGACGAGCAACGTACGGAGGTCGATGACGCGGGGGCGAACGATCTGCTTTCGGCCGAAGGAAAGGAGCTGACGTGTCAATGCGGCGCCGCGCTCGGCGGCCTTACGCACCTCGGCGAGCTCGCCTCCGCTTCTGTGACCGGGCGGGAGCGACGCCTCGGCGAGCGTCGTGGCTCCCAAGATAACGGCCAGGAGGTTGTTGAAGTCGTGCGCGACGCCACCGGCAAGGCGGCCGATGGCCTCCATCTTCTGCGACTGGCGCACTTGCTCCTCGAGCGCCCTTCGGTCGCTGATGTCCCTAAGGGCCACGACGCGCGCCGGCGCGCCGCCAACCTGCACCGCTGCCAGTCGAACGCGCACCTCGAGCGGGTAGACACTGCCGTCGCTGCGGAGCCCAAGCGCCTCATAGGGCTCCTCGCTCCTCGCCGCGATCTTCGACGCGGCGAGCGCGCGCGAGGCCGGTGCGATGAAGTCGAAGAGCTTCTTCCCGACCAGACCGCCGGCTTCGACACGCGCCGCCCTCTCGGCGGCGCCGTTCGCGCGGATGATCTCGCCGTCGCGATGGATCAGCACGGCCTCGAAGGCCGCATCGGCGAGGGCCTGCAAGAGCTCGTTGCTCTCCGAGAGCGCCGAGGCGGCCATCTCGGCCCGTCGCCGATCGGCAAGGTCGCGGACGACAAGCCACGAGCGCGGCGGCGCGCCGTCGTCGAACAGAGCGACGTTCGTGACCTCCGCGTCGAAGGGCTCCCCACCGTTCCGGACGAGGGTGAGCTCACCGCGGAAACTGCCCGTGCGAACGCGCTCCGCGAGCGCCATCGCGAGGCGATCGTCGTCGCGCACGAGGTCCTTGCGGGTTAGCTGCAGCAACTGCGCTCGCGGGTAGCCGAACACGCGGGCCGCAGCATCGTTGCACCCCACGATCGGCCCGCCGGGCTCGATGACGAGCATCGCGTCACCCACCGCATCGATGAGCTGCTGCAAGCGACTGTCCACGAGCGCCACTCTATCAAACGATGCGCAACGCAGGCCACGCGGCGTCTTGGGGCCCGCCCGTGGCGAGCCTTAGCGGCCGCCCTGGAGCACCAGCCGGCGTCGCGCGAGCGGCCAGGTCAAATACGCGCTCCTCGTGAAGGTGCGCGGCGAGCTCAGCACGAGCAGAAATCAGTCGCAGGGCGCGGAGCTCGCCATCGTGGAGTTCGACGCGCAGGGGCCCACCAAGACCGCCGTACCTCGCGCGACCGCCCAGACCCTCACCAAAAGACTTCCCGGCGCTCGCGGCCGAGGTCCAGCGCATCCGCGACCGATCCGACTGCGCCACCAGCGTCGCATGGGTCGCGCTGGGCGTGGTGGCCGCGGGCTTGGGAGCGTGGCTCGTCTATCCCGCGGCTGGCCTCCTCATGAGCACCCAAGCGGGGTCGATGCTGCTTCTGGGCAAGGCCGCTGGCGGGGCAGCCGTGACAGTGTTTGTGGTCGAGGGTCTCGCCGCCCTGTCAGACGCGACCGAAACGTGCAAAGCCGCGCTGAAGTGACGGCTACAGGTCTTTGGGCGCGCGAAGAATTGCGAGGCCGTCACCGTCACCAACCTGGGGTTTAGGAGGTCCCCGGTACGGGAGCTACCGGCGGCTCGCGCCCGGTCTGGAGGTTAGC belongs to Myxococcales bacterium and includes:
- a CDS encoding PAS domain S-box protein, coding for MDSRLQQLIDAVGDAMLVIEPGGPIVGCNDAAARVFGYPRAQLLQLTRKDLVRDDDRLAMALAERVRTGSFRGELTLVRNGGEPFDAEVTNVALFDDGAPPRSWLVVRDLADRRRAEMAASALSESNELLQALADAAFEAVLIHRDGEIIRANGAAERAARVEAGGLVGKKLFDFIAPASRALAASKIAARSEEPYEALGLRSDGSVYPLEVRVRLAAVQVGGAPARVVALRDISDRRALEEQVRQSQKMEAIGRLAGGVAHDFNNLLAVILGATTLAEASLPPGHRSGGELAEVRKAAERGAALTRQLLSFGRKQIVRPRVIDLRTLLVSVESLLRKSLTSDAPRNVTLRIESDAGCRIKADPGQVELALLNLVINARDALTENGEIVITTQRHDTHVVLSVSDTGVGIDASHREHIFEPFFTTKGPDKGTGLGLYTVFGIVQQSGGSIQVESDLGRGSTFVMRFPASDEPIAEPDVPRAIQRAAPLTKTVLLADDEPQVRRVLKAMLEEAGYTVLDAASGSEALALARAHGGVIDLLLTDFLMPKMTGRELAEALVAERVQTRVLYMSGFVDEKLLDDGPEGLRAARFLAKPFSREALLATVASVLA